In Flavobacterium piscisymbiosum, the sequence TATTTTTCAATAACTGCGTTTTAGCAGTTTTTAACTAAGTTATAGTACTTATTTTTATCAAAAATTATAAGTGCTATGAAAACTACAAACCCATTATCTCAATCTCACAAAATTTTAATTTTGAACACATTGGCATTTACAGTGTGTTTTGCCTGCTGGACACTAAACGGTGTTTTAGTAACTTTTTTAGTCGATAACGGAATTTTTCACTGGAGCGTTGTTCAGGTGGGATGGCTTCTGGGTATTCCTATATTAACAGGTTCTATAATGCGTCTGCCAATTGGAATTCTAACCGACAAATATGGCGGAAAATACGTTTTTTCACTTTTACTCCTCCTCTGCTCGATTCCTTTATTTCTGCTTCCTTATGCCGACAGTTTTTTTATGTTTGCTTTATTGAGTTTTTTCTTCGGAATGGTCGGAACAAGTTTTGCTGTCGGGATTGGATATACCTCGATTTGGTATCCAAAAGAATGGCAAGGACGTGCCCTGGGAATCTTCGGGATGGGGAACGCCGGAGCCGCAATAACTACTTTTTTGGCACCTTCCTTATTAAATCATTTCTCTGTTGATGATCCTCAAAATGGCTGGAAAATATTGCCTGTTATTTATGCCATTTCATTATTGGTAATTGGAGTCGCCTTTTTGATTTTTGCCAAAAATAAAAAAATAGAAAATAATACAAAAAGCGTTTCTCAAATGCTGGGTTCTTTAAAATCAGCCAGAGTCTGGCGTTTTGGAGCCTATTACTTTTTAGTATTCGGATGTTTTGTGGCTTATTCGCAATGGTTATTACCCAATTTCATGAATGTCTATCAAACCAGTTTAGTTATGGGCGGTTTATTTGCAACGCTTTTTAGTTTGCCATCTGGCGTGATTCGTGCTTTTGGAGGATATTTATCAGATAAATT encodes:
- a CDS encoding MFS transporter translates to MKTTNPLSQSHKILILNTLAFTVCFACWTLNGVLVTFLVDNGIFHWSVVQVGWLLGIPILTGSIMRLPIGILTDKYGGKYVFSLLLLLCSIPLFLLPYADSFFMFALLSFFFGMVGTSFAVGIGYTSIWYPKEWQGRALGIFGMGNAGAAITTFLAPSLLNHFSVDDPQNGWKILPVIYAISLLVIGVAFLIFAKNKKIENNTKSVSQMLGSLKSARVWRFGAYYFLVFGCFVAYSQWLLPNFMNVYQTSLVMGGLFATLFSLPSGVIRAFGGYLSDKFGARKVMYWVLSSSVILSALLMIPKMEITTTGPGVLATKKGTITSVSNNNITIGKTDFAVAQKKEDASESSIFPTSTSWQQVVVEQNQTVKKKELLAKGITVIKFDANMWVFLVLVILIGISWGIGKAAVYKHIPEYFPSEVGVVGGMVGMIGGLGGFFGPIIFGYLLTATGIWSSSWIFILIFSAICLIWMHYTISKIMKEKSPIFAKVIDRQ